A single region of the Melopsittacus undulatus isolate bMelUnd1 chromosome 10, bMelUnd1.mat.Z, whole genome shotgun sequence genome encodes:
- the LOC101876783 gene encoding neuritin-like, with product MGQRWGTAVLLLAMGHLAGLLASGTACTNIYQGFSDCVLKLGENMAAYEEADGIELQGLHRVCGYWDEFHTCALTALWECQKEAAAIWEVLRRESRKIKFQGSLFDLCSPSTAQSFAWTRVPNVSILGIPLIVTWLNL from the exons ATGGGGCAGCGGTGGGGCACGGCTGTGCTTCTCCTCGCTATGG GGCACCTTGCTGGGCTGCTGGCATCGGGCACTGCCTGCACCAACATCTACCAAGGCTTTTCGGACTGCGTCCTCAAGCTGGGGGAGAATATGGCTGCGTATGAGGAGGCAGATGGCATCgagctgcaggggctgcaccGAGTCTGTGG GTACTGGGATGAATTTCACACGTGTGCCCTGACGGCGCTCTGGGAgtgccagaaggaagcagcagccatCTGGGAGGTGCTGAGAAGGGAGTCTCGGAAAATCAAATTTCAAGGCAGCTTGTTTGacctctgcagccccagcactgcccaaaGCTTTGCCTGGACCCGTGTTCCAAATGTTTCCATCCTTGGTATCCCCCTCATCGTTACTTGGCTGAACTTATAA